A single Anopheles arabiensis isolate DONGOLA chromosome 2, AaraD3, whole genome shotgun sequence DNA region contains:
- the LOC120895146 gene encoding uncharacterized ENTR1 family protein-like encodes MNNKDARTSRTQYQQMVDELEKVPDIARGMYKGDQTAFWEEMAEHLNALGPPIRTGATWKRVWFDYKCAVKKKLRVNKASLLATGGGPFQQRPLNDVEERVANLTNLKATIEGNSGRSWGNLNNNYDNNNNNNNNNNNNSNNNNSSNNSSQLLPIGNNEEPNSGSGAPNNGSETPNNEEQNPITAKARQKRSRKRQNTEAVLRQNQQLLNLMKENIEAQKESTAALNRAIVVLENITGMLKEAVERKTN; translated from the exons at GAATAACAAAGACGCCCGCACATCGCGAACACAGTACCAACAAATGGTAGATGAGTTGGAAAAGGTCCCTGACATCGCCAGAGGGATGTATAAAGGTGACCAGACCGCTTTCTGGGAGGAAATGGCTGAGCACCTTAACGCCCTGGGACCGCCGATAAGAACGGGTGCAACGTGGAAGAGG gtttggtttgattataAATGTgcggtgaaaaaaaaactccgtgTGAACAAAGCGTCTTTGTTGGCCACTGGTGGCGGCCCGTTTCAGCAAAGGCCATTAAACGACGTGGAAGAAAGAGTGGCCAATTTGACGAACTTGAAGGCCACCATAGAAGGGAATTCAGGCCGCTCTTGGGGCAATTTAAACAACAACtatgacaacaacaacaacaacaacaacaacaacaacaacaacagcaacaacaacaacagcagcaacaacagcagccaaTTGTTGCCAATCGGCAACAACGAGGAGCCAAACAGCGGCAGCGGGGCGCCAAACAACGGCAGCGAGACACCGAACAATGAGGAGCAAAATCCTATAACGGCAAAAGCTCGTCAAAAAAGGAGTCGTAAGCGACAAAACACGGAAGCGGTGTTGCGGCAAAACCAACAGCTTCTTAAtctaatgaaagaaaacattgAAGCTCAAAAAGAGTCCACAGCCGCATTGAATAGGGCAATTGTGGTATTAGAAAATATCACAGGTATGTTAAAAGAGGCTGTAGAACGCAAAACCAATTAG
- the LOC120893847 gene encoding uncharacterized protein LOC120893847 has translation MIDASAELPSIAKLQYLLSSLKGDAAVPFEHTPLTADNYSVTWAALLKRYDNSRLLIREYYRKLHYLPGVQLVCVDKLTHLVDEFTRFVNGLKKLNEPVDSWDTPLSNMLLMKLDRETLLAWEKHSVHFTTDKYKDVIDFVQDRIQILKSTNNFVKDQAASGIKVAGLIRQPGQRRFIANAATSHSAPAASTAHTQQPKCPLECSEDHTLRNCPVFIAKEVQQRRDVVASKWLCWNCLSSNHQVRACKSDYSCRTCRERHHTLLHHSPPYAPPATVTLSAQSNEDNVFLATANIQIKDDYGNTHEARALLDSGSMSNFIAEEFARKLLTSRKRVNVAVSGISNAVQQIKGSIVATVQSKTQPFATEMTFLILDTPSANIPTSPTDVSSWKMPDVALADSTFNSPGQIDIVIGGDTFWELHTGRKCSIGRGKPWLVETHFGWVVTGNTHHSSVGPRLCHLSAYDTPLEETMQRFWESETIAEDPVLSVEENACEKHFAATTVRNSSGRYVVSVPFNSNPNIVLGESKEIADRRLRSIERRLNTNAKMKEEYVKFMKEYEHLGHMKRLTSPANDSVEHYYLPHHAVVKESSTTTKVRVVFDASCKTSSGYSLNDKLLVGPVVQEDLLSIILRFRSRAIALTADVEKMYRQILHSPHDRNYLRIRYREHPADPISTFELQTVTYGTASAPFLATRTLKQIALDHKEEYPLAMNAVMNDFYVDDLLTGTDDLSEAIVIQRQISDMLNSAGFTLKKWASNRSEALKNVPSEDVAVQLSHEWKSSKQVSTLGIVWEPATDTLRFRIEIPPTTPSMTKRLILSYIAKIFDPLGLLGPTIIIAKMFMQQLWALKIHGKAYDWDSELPSHLQHEWSKFHSTLSSLRNLTVPRYISQCTATSLQIHIFADASQLAYGACCYIRAKSMEGFTVQLLTAKSKRRVGNKVHAKDIPPLTVDELKAAELKLCYLSQQDTFSEEIQHLQKGKEIPKNSKLKWISPFIDTQGILRIGGRLSNAHLSESEKHPVILSSKHPLSALLAVSIHLTFINALRRLIARRGQISELHSDNATTFKGAAHELNRVYKMLKSDEHDRAAIFDWCAMNHMKWKFIPPRAPHFGGLWEAAVKAAKKHIVRTIGTTSITQESMLTLLAQVEQCLNSRPITPLSDEPSDLEPLTPGHFLVGGNLQAVPIIDYTETPSNYLREYQLVQKHLQTIWARWYPEYLQQLQARAKYCNGKSAVLKENTLVIIKEDNVHPTSWPMGRIVAVHPGKDDVVRVVTVRTASGKQIVRAANRLAVLPNPDVISNLEQKETTGTE, from the exons ATGATCGACGCTTCAGCCGAGCTTCCATCTATCGCGAAGCTACAATACTTACTGTCATCGTTGAAGGGGGACGCGGCGGTACCCTTCGAGCATACACCTTTAACGGCGGACAACTATTCGGTTACCTGGGCGGCGCTTCTTAAACGGTACGACAATTCTCGTCTTTTGATTCGCGAATACTATCGCAAATTGCACTACCTTCCGGGAGTGCAATTGGTGTGCGTTGACAAGCTCACGCACCTGGTGGATGAATTCACCCGCTTCGTCAACGGGTTGAAAAAGCTGAACGAACCGGTTGACTCGTGGGACACACCCCTCTCAAACATGCTGCTGATGAAGTTGGATCGAGAGACATTGTTGGCTTGGGAGAAACATTCCGTGCACTTCACGACGGACAAATATAAGGATGTGATAGACTTCGTGCAAGATCGTATCCAAATCTTGAAATCGACCAACAACTTCGTGAAGGATCAAGCAGCTAGTGGTATCAAGGTGGCCGGTCTCATTCGTCAACCAGGGCAACGGAGATTCATCGCGAATGCAGCTACATCTCACTCGGCTCCTGCTGCATCGACTGCGCACACCCAACAGCCAAAGTGTCCATTGGAGTGTTCCGAAGACCACACACTGCGCAACTGTCCAGTGTTCATCGCCAAGGAGGTCCAACAGCGACGGGACGTCGTCGCATCGAAGTGGCTGTGCTGGAACTGTTTGAGCAGCAATCATCAGGTTAGAGCGTGCAAGTCGGATTATTCGTGTCGCACGTGTCGTGAGCGTCATCACACACTTCTACATCATTCACCACCCTATGCTCCACCCGCAACGGTAACATTGTCAGCTCAGTCGAATGAAGACAATGTGTTTCTGGCGACGGCAAACATCCAGATCAAGGATGACTACGGGAACACCCATGAAGCAAGGGCGTTGTTGGATTCGGGATCCATGTCGAATTTCATCGCTGAGGAGTTCGCACGGAAACTGCTGACGAGTCGCAAAAGGGTCAACGTCGCTGTATCGGGCATCAGCAATGCAGTACAGCAGATCAAGGGTTCCATCGTCGCTACCGTTCAGTCCAAGACACAACCCTTCGCAACGGAGATGACTTTCTTGATTCTGGACACGCCATCCGCAAACATCCCTACATCACCAACGGACGTCTCTTCATGGAAAATGCCGGACGTGGCATTGGCGGACAGCACCTTTAACAGTCCGGGGCAAATCGACATCGTCATCGGAGGCGATACGTTCTGGGAGCTCCACACCGGTCGCAAGTGCTCTATCGGTAGAGGCAAACCGTGGCTGGTCGAAACCCACTTTGGTTGGGTTGTCACCGGCAACACTCATCATTCGTCAGTCGGTCCGCGGCTGTGCCATCTATCTGCATACGACACCCCACTGGAGGAGACCATGCAGCGGTTCTGGGAGAGTGAAACCATAGCCGAGGATCCTGTGCTATCGGTTGAGGAGAATGCTTGCGAGAAGCATTTCGCAGCAACAACTGTTCGCAACTCAAGTGGAAGGTATGTCGTTAGTGTGCCATTTAACTCCAACCCTAATATCGTTTTAGGAGAGTCGAAGGAAATAGCCGATCGCAGACTGCGTTCTATCGAACGGCGGTTGAACACCAATGCTAAAATGAAAGAAGAGTATGTGAAATTTATGAAAGAATATGAGCATTTGGGGCATATGAAGCGGCTTACCAGTCCTGCAAACGATTCGGTAGAGCATTACTACCTCCCACATCACGCTGTCGTTAAAGAGTCAAGCACAACCACGAAGGTGCGTGTCGTGTTCGATGCATCCTGTAAGACTTCGAGTGGTTACTCATTGAACGATAAACTCTTAGTGGGACCAGTCGTTCAAGAAGATCTTTTATCGATTATCCTTCGGTTTCGTTCTCGTGCCATTGCTCTCACTGCAGACGTAGAGAAGATGTATCGGCAAATTTTACACAGCCCTCATGACCGTAACTATCTACGCATCCGGTACAGAGAACATCCTGCAGATCCTATATCGACCTTTGAGCTACAGACGGTTACGTACGGCACAGCCTCTGCTCCATTTTTGGCAACCAGGACCCTCAAACAGATTGCTCTTGACCACAAGGAAGAGTATCCTTTGGCAATGAACGCGGTCATGAACGATTTTTACGTAGATGATTTGCTAACGGGTACCGATGATTTGTCCGAAGCAATCGTTATACAAAGGCAAATCTCAGACATGCTAAATTCAGCTGGTTTCACGCTGAAGAAATGGGCATCGAACCGCTCCGAAGCATTGAAGAACGTTCCTTCAGAAGATGTGGCGGTACAACTCTCGCACGAGTGGAAGAGCTCGAAACAAGTATCCACACTAGGCATCGTTTGGGAACCGGCAACTGATACACTACGGTTTCGTATTGAGATACCACCTACAACACCCAGCATGACGAAAAGGTTAATTTTGTCATATATCGCCAAGATATTTGATCCCCTCGGGCTACTGGGCCCAACGATCATCATCGCAAAGATGTTCATGCAGCAACTATGGGCTCTCAAGATTCATGGAAAGGCATATGACTGGGACAGCGAGCTACCATCGCACTTACAGCATGAATGGTCGAAATTTCACTCTACATTATCTTCACTACGCAATTTGACAGTCCCACGGTACATATCGCAATGCACGGCAACAAGTCTGCAAATTCATATCTTTGCTGACGCATCACAACTAGCATATGGTGCTTGTTGCTACATTCGGGCTAAAAGCATGGAAGGATTCACCGTGCAGCTGCTAACAGCCAAGTCAAAG CGCCGCGTAGGAAACAAGGTCCATGCTAAGGATATCCCACCGCTCACTGTAGACGAACTCAAGGCGGCAGAACTCAAGTTGTGTTATCTTTCGCAACAAGACACCTTTTCCGAGGAGATACAACACCTGCAGAAGGGCAAAGAGATTCCGAAGAACTCCAAACTGAAATGGATTTCCCCTTTCATAGATACGCAAGGTATTCTGCGCATTGGTGGCCGGCTCAGTAACGCACATCTGTCGGAATCAGAAAAACACCCGGTAATATTATCATCGAAACATCCACTGTCCGCACTACTAGCTGTTTCGATACACTTGA CATTTATCAATGCACTTCGTCGTTTGATTGCACGTCGTGGTCAAATCAGTGAACTGCATTCCGACAATGCAACCACCTTTAAGGGAGCGGCACATGAGCTGAATCGCGTCTACAAGATGCTAAAGAGCGACGAACACGATCGAGCTGCTATATTTGATTGGTGCGCGATGAATCATATGAAGTGGAAGTTTATCCCACCAAGAGCACCACATTTTGGAGGTTTATGGGAGGCGGCGGTGAAGGCAGCTAAAAAGCATATAGTCAGAACAATAGGAACAACAAGCATCACACAGGAGAGCATGCTTACCCTACTTGCCCAGGTAGAGCAATGTTTGAATTCGCGACCGATTACACCTCTATCCGATGAGCCGTCGGACTTGGAACCATTGACACCGGGACACTTCCTCGTCGGTGGCAATCTGCAAGCGGTACCAATCATCGATTACACCGAGACACCGAGCAACTATTTGAGGGAATACCAGTTGGTACAAAAACATCTGCAAACCATTTGGGCTCGATGGTATCCGGAGTACCTGCAGCAGTTACAAGCTCGAGCCAAATATTGCAACGGGAAATCAGCGGTTCTGAAAGAAAATACACTGGTGATTATTAAGGAAGACAATGTACATCCTACCTCGTGGCCGATGGGGCGCATCGTTGCAGTACACCCTGGAAAGGACGATGTTGTTCGCGTCGTTACAGTGCGCACTGCTTCAGGGAAGCAAATCGTCCGCGCAGCTAATCGTCTGGCAGTTTTGCCTAATCCGGACGTAATTAGCAACTTAGAGCAGAAGGAAACCACTGGCACTGAGTAA
- the LOC120893838 gene encoding uncharacterized protein LOC120893838 encodes MIFSHFVSDDSSSEEEPTVDLAKQRRLLRSVFDPLQLSNQAFKKNFRVSKEIFVDILAEIEPKFPPVKGKGLKPNEMLAAALRFLAEGSYQNGTGNDYKIAIAQPTFSGTNGSL; translated from the exons ATGATTTTCTCCCACTTCGTGAGTGACGATAGCAGCAGTGAAGAAGAACCAACGGTGGATCTGGCAAAACAGCGCCGACTGCTTCGAAGTGTTTTCGACCCGTTACAGCTTTCTAACCAAGC ATTTAAGAAAAATTTCCGTGTGTCGAAGGAAATTTTTGTTGACATTCTGGCGGAGATCGAGCCCAAGTTCCCACCGGTTAAGGGAAAGGGGCTCAAGCCAAACGAAATGTTGGCTGCTGCTCTGCGGTTTCTAGCTGAAGGCAGCTACCAAAATGGAACAGGAAACGATTATAAAATAGCTATTGCTCAGCCTACTTTCTCG GGAACAAATGGATCTCTTTAG
- the LOC120895147 gene encoding putative nuclease HARBI1 has protein sequence MEPDEQQDARRYFYSKSGIPGVVMCVDGTHIKIIAPVDDYDQHFNRKGYYSLNAMIICDHLMKIRYVNAKFGGANHDSHIWNVSGMNNFFETKHRSGETAFKLLGDAGYPSKPWLITPKRNPAPNTPEAAFNKNHSLGREIVERTIGLLKNRFRCLLGARQLHYTPVKATQITNVCCILHNMCIAYGLEEPSSDE, from the exons ATGGAACCAGATGAGCAACAAGATGCACGACGATACTTCTACTCAAAAAGTGGCATCCCTGGTGTTGTGATGTGTGTTGATGgaacacacataaaaattaTTGCCCCAGTGGACGATTACGATCAGCATTTTAACCGGAAGGGCTATTACAGCTTAAACGCGATGATT ATTTGCGACCATCTCATGAAAATTCGTTATGTGAATGCCAAATTCGGAGGAGCCAATCACGATTCACATATTTGGAATGTAAGTGGAATGAACAACtttttcgaaacaaaacatCGAAGCGGAGAAACTGCATTCAAGCTACTAG GTGATGCTGGATACCCGTCAAAACCGTGGTTAATAACACCAAAACGTAATCCTGCTCCAAACACACCAGAAGCTGCCTTTAATAAAAACCATTCTTTAGGTAGAGAAATAGTGGAGCGCACGATCGGGTTGCTCAAAAATAGATTCAGATGTTTGTTAGGTGCTCGACAGTTGCACTACACCCCAGTAAAAGCAACTCAAATAACGAACGTATGTTGTATCTTACACAACATGTGCATTGCGTATGGATTGGAAGAGCCAAGCTCAGATGAATAA